The Chloroflexi bacterium ADurb.Bin180 genome segment AGGGTGGAGAACGAGTCGATCAGACGGGCCAGGGTCAATGGCACGGCCATAATCAGATAGGCGGCAACAAAGATCGAGTTGCCCATGTTAGAGGCAACGCGCTCGGTCACCGAGCCGCTCCAGGGCAGCGAGTCGAGACCATAGTGCTGCAGGATTCCATAGAGCGAAATGGGCAGGCTGGTGAGAATAATCGTAGAGCACAGCCGGTCCACCTGCTCCCGCTCACGCAGCGTGGCCAGCATCAGGAAAAAGATGACGATGTACGAGTAGGTTGTGTATGTGCCTTGGAGACGCATATAAGAGCCCCAGAGGCTGATCTCCGGGGCGATGGACAGGATGGTGCTGAGCAGGTAGGAGGCCACCAGAAAGAGGGTTGGAACCACCAGAGGAACACTGGTCAGCCTCTTCCAGAAGCCAGGTCGAGCAGTCTCTACACCGGAGGGCCTGGGCCGGCTCGCCTGGCCAGAGGGATTGCCCCAGGTGGAGCTGTCAATCACCTTGATCAGCCACGCCGCCACCATTACCAGAGCAATCGAACGCACCAGAGCCAACTTGTCTGGCTCAAATACGCGGCTGGAGAGAACATTGAAATAGAGGGGGGCGAGGATCGCTGCCAGCAGCCAGCCCGTCTCCAGCACTCGGTCGCAAAACACGCTCAGCTTGGTGCGCATCAGTTGTTTCCTTCTCTAGTTGGGTGTCCGGTCCCGCCGCGATGGGGCGAGCGCCCCCTGCAACGGGTTCGTCAGGTGAGCGCAGATCCACTCGGGTGGACTTGGGGTGGAACTGATGTTACCGTACTCCAAACGAAAAATCAAGCATTCTGCCGGGGCTGACCCGGTCATACACTGTGGTAGAACTGGACCAGGCGTTCTGCCATTACCTCGTGGGAGAATTCCTGCCTCGCCCTCTGCTCTGCTTTCTGCCCCAGTTCCATTCTGAGCGCCTCGTTCACCAGCAGCTCGTTCAGCGCGGCAGCCAGGGCTGCCGCGTCTCGCGGCGGAATAACCAGCCCTGTTTCTCGATTGACGTTCACGAACGACGTACCCGTACCCAGCTCGGTGCAGATCACCGGTTTGCCGCAGGCCATCGCCTCTACCTGCACCGCTCCCCAGGACTCGCTGCGATGAATCGCCGGAAGGACAAACACATCGCAGGCATGGTAGAGGGCAACGAGTTCTTCGTCACTGACCCGGCCCAGGAACTTGACCTTGTCCTCCAGGGCGAGTTGGCGGGTCAGTTCACGCCACTCTGCTCCCTGCGGTCCTTCGCCGACCACAAGCAGGCGAGCATCCACGTTAGCCATCGCCTCAATCAGGAACGACAGCCCTTTGTAATAGCGCAGCAGACCGACGAACAGGACCAGCGGCGGTTGGTGCGACTGGCGCAGCTCTTGTACCCGGCGGTCGATCTCGGGGCTGCGAGCAAACCGGCTGAGGTCCGTTCCATGAGGAATGACCACGCACTTGTCCTGCAACGGTCGCAGATAAGGCGAGCTCTGGATGTACTGCGGACTCGATACGGTGATCGCGTCGGCCCGCGCCAAGAGTCGGTAGAGAAATGGTTTGTAGACCTGAAGCAGGTACTTTTGTCTTACGATATCGCTGTGGTAGGTGACAACCATCTTCTGGCTGCGCCCGGCAATCAGATACGCCAGCTCACCAATGGGATAGGGAAAGTGCAGGTGTGTGATGTCGGCTTCCAGGCGCCGCATCCAGGAGAACAGCTCCAGGCTGATGGGCGCGGAGGACACGGTAGCCAAACGGCCGGCCTTGATCACTCTGATGCCTTCAATGTTCTCCACAACCGTATTGCTGCTGCGGTTGGTAACCAGCACCGTCGTCTCAATCTCGGGATAAGCCGCCAGCCCACGACCGATGAGGCGAATGTGATTCTCAATGCCCCCAACGACAGGGAAATAGTCCTTATAGACCTGCAGAATCTTCATCAATGATCCACTTTGCTGCCGCGTACAGGTCCGCCGCAACGTGATCCGGCGCGAATCCCTGTTCCCTGGCTACCTCTACCTCTCGTTGGCCATATCCCGTCAGCACCAGCACTGTACGTCCACCCAGCGCCTTGCCAGGCGTTAGGTCCGTTAGCTTGTCGCCGACAAAGTAGCTTCCCACCAGGCTGAGGCCCAGCTCCTGCGCTGCCTGTTGGAAGAGCAGCACGCCGGGCTTGCGGCAGAGACAGGACTCGTCGGGATGATGGGGACAGATGTAGATGCCATCGAGACCTGTGCGTGCCCTGGCCAGCTCGCTACGCATTCGTTCATGCACCGCAACCAGGTCCTCCGGCGAAAAGTACCCTCTTGCCAGCCCAGATTGGTTGGTTACCACTATCACCTTGAAGCCGGCCCGGCGCAGCTCGCGAATGGCCCTGGCCGATCGCGGCAGAAGGCGGAAATCATCCGCATGGCGCAGGTAGTTGACCTCCTCATTGACCACGCCATCCCGGTCGAGAAACACCGCCCGGGCCTGTCGACTCTGTGGTTCGCTGGGGGAGGCCATCTCCCGGCTACGATTAATCAAACAGGGCTACCTCTACCAGGTCGCACAGGATGTGTCCCACGGCAATATGCCCTTCCTGAATGCGCTGGGTATTCTCCGAGGGGATGACGACCGACACGTCGGCGAGACTGGCCAGTTGTCCGCCGCCTTTGCCAGTGAGAGCGATGACCTGCAAGCCCTTCTCTCTGGCGACCCGAGCTGCCTGGTTCACGTTCGCCGAGTTGCCGCTGGTACTGATCGCGAACAGAACATCGCCACGCTGGCCAAGGGCTTCAACCTGGCGGGCAAAGACACACTCCGGATCGCCATCGTTGACCAGAGCGGTCAGCAGGGACGAGTTGACCGTGAGCGCAATCGCTGCCAGCGCGGGTCTCTCCCGAGCCAACTTGGCAACCAGCTCACCAGCGATGTGCTGGGCATCGGCGGCGCTGCCGCCGTTGCCGCATAGCAGCATCTTGCCGCCCCGGCGAAAGGTGTCGGCAACGACGCTGGCCGCACGGGCGATATCTTGCGCACAGAGCTGGGCAGTTTGCTGTTTGACCGCCGCACTCTCCAACAACTGAGTTCTGATACGGGTCATCAGGTCGTTCGACATTTGCCAGGCCTCACCTTCAGCTAGAGCTCATCTCCTCACGCTCCCAAGTCTGCAATCCGCGCAACTCAAAGCCAAAGTCCACCACTTGCCCGCCCAGTTGCTCCAGTGCCGCGGCCACCACATGCTTGCGGTCGAACGGGCAATAGAGAAGCAGGTACCCCCCACCGCCCGCACCCAGGATCTTGCCTCCCAGGGCCCCGCCCTTGCGCCCCGCTTCGTACATCGCGTCAATCTGCGGGGTAGTGATTGCCGGGTCCAGATGCTTTTTGGTCTGCCAGGCCTCATGCAAGAGACGCCCGAAATCGTCGAGCTGGCCCTTGAGCAGCGCGTTCTTCATCTGGATGGCCATCTCCTTCTGCGCATCCAGCGCACGCACCACCTTGCTTTTTCTGGCAATGAACGACTCGGTCTGGCGCGCCACAATGTTCGCTGAGACCCTGGTGCGACCAGTGTAACATAGCAACAGGTTGTACTCAAGCTCATTCAGCCGGTCAGGACTGACCCGCAAGGGATTCACGATTACCGCCTGGTCGGTGAACTCGATAAAGTTGACCCCCCCAAAGGCGGCAGCGTACTGGTCCTGCATGCCTCCCTTGATCCCCAGGTCCACACGCTCA includes the following:
- the mshA_1 gene encoding D-inositol 3-phosphate glycosyltransferase, with protein sequence MKILQVYKDYFPVVGGIENHIRLIGRGLAAYPEIETTVLVTNRSSNTVVENIEGIRVIKAGRLATVSSAPISLELFSWMRRLEADITHLHFPYPIGELAYLIAGRSQKMVVTYHSDIVRQKYLLQVYKPFLYRLLARADAITVSSPQYIQSSPYLRPLQDKCVVIPHGTDLSRFARSPEIDRRVQELRQSHQPPLVLFVGLLRYYKGLSFLIEAMANVDARLLVVGEGPQGAEWRELTRQLALEDKVKFLGRVSDEELVALYHACDVFVLPAIHRSESWGAVQVEAMACGKPVICTELGTGTSFVNVNRETGLVIPPRDAAALAAALNELLVNEALRMELGQKAEQRARQEFSHEVMAERLVQFYHSV
- the gmhB gene encoding D-glycero-beta-D-manno-heptose-1,7-bisphosphate 7-phosphatase; this encodes MINRSREMASPSEPQSRQARAVFLDRDGVVNEEVNYLRHADDFRLLPRSARAIRELRRAGFKVIVVTNQSGLARGYFSPEDLVAVHERMRSELARARTGLDGIYICPHHPDESCLCRKPGVLLFQQAAQELGLSLVGSYFVGDKLTDLTPGKALGGRTVLVLTGYGQREVEVAREQGFAPDHVAADLYAAAKWIIDEDSAGL
- the gmhA gene encoding Phosphoheptose isomerase yields the protein MSNDLMTRIRTQLLESAAVKQQTAQLCAQDIARAASVVADTFRRGGKMLLCGNGGSAADAQHIAGELVAKLARERPALAAIALTVNSSLLTALVNDGDPECVFARQVEALGQRGDVLFAISTSGNSANVNQAARVAREKGLQVIALTGKGGGQLASLADVSVVIPSENTQRIQEGHIAVGHILCDLVEVALFD
- the hddA gene encoding D-glycero-alpha-D-manno-heptose 7-phosphate kinase, which gives rise to MSTLIRSKAPLRISFAGGGTDVPPYPQERGGAVLSVTINKYAYVSLLPADDDAITVHSLDYDIVAKYHGETDLAYNGELDLVKAAIRRLAVQKTGLHLFLHSDAPPGSGLGSSSTLVVALVGLFRHWLRQPLTDYQIAELAYQIERVDLGIKGGMQDQYAAAFGGVNFIEFTDQAVIVNPLRVSPDRLNELEYNLLLCYTGRTRVSANIVARQTESFIARKSKVVRALDAQKEMAIQMKNALLKGQLDDFGRLLHEAWQTKKHLDPAITTPQIDAMYEAGRKGGALGGKILGAGGGGYLLLYCPFDRKHVVAAALEQLGGQVVDFGFELRGLQTWEREEMSSS